The Asticcacaulis excentricus CB 48 genomic sequence CAAGAGCCCCTTGCGGGCGTCGCCTCATCGGCCTATGTCTCGCAGCCGTATTCTCAACAAGAGTCACGGTCATGAGCGCCTACAAATCCCTACGAGATTTCATCACCAAGCTCGAACGCGAAGGCGAGCTGGTGCGGGTCACGGACCCCGTCTCCACCCACCTCGAAATGACCGAGATCCAGACCCGTCTTCTCGCTGAAAAAGGCCCGGCTGTGCTGTTTGAAAATGTCATTCTGCCCGATGGCTCAAAGTCCGACATGCCCGTGCTGGTCAACCTGTTCGGGACCGTCAAGCGCGTGGCCATGGGCGTCACCCTCGAAGGCAAGGACCGTACCAATCCGCAGGACCTGCGCGAAGTGGGTGAGCTTCTGGCCTTCCTGCGGCAACCCGAACCGCCGCGCGGGTTCAAGGACGCGCTTAGCATGCTGCCGCTGGCCAAGACGGTGATGGGGATGCGCCCAAAAACCGTCAACAAAGCCCCGGTACAGGAAGTGGTGCTGACGGGTGATCAAATCGACCTGACGCGCCTGCCGGTGCAGGGCTGCTGGCCCGGCGAGCCGGCGCCTCTGATCACCTGGGGCCTTGTGGTCACCAAGGGGCCATCAGAAGCCCGCGAAGATGATTTCAACCTCGGTATTTATCGCATGCAGGTTTTGGGAAAGGATCGCGCCATCATGCGCTGGCTGGCCCACCGCGGCGGGGCGCAGCATCACGCCCGCTGGAAAAAGGCCAAAAAGAAGGAGCCCCTGCCCGCCTGTGTGGTGCTGGGGGCCGATCCGGGCACCATCCTCGCCGCCGTGACGCCGGTGCCCGATACGCTCAGCGAGTATCAATTCGCAGGGCTGCTGCGCGGGGCCAAGGCGGAGCTGGTGCCCGCCAAGACCGTCCCGTTGATGGTGCCCGCAGAAGCCGAAATCGTCCTGGAAGGCCATGTACTGCTCGATGACTATGCCGACGAAGGCCCCTATGGCGACCACACCGGCTATTACAATTCGGTCGAAAAATTCCCGGTGTTTCAGGTGTCGGCCATCACGCGGCGTAAGCAGCCCATCTATCTCTCGACCTTCACCGGCCGTCCGCCCGATGAGCCGTCCGTGCTGGGCGAAGCCTTAAATGAGGTATTTATCCCACTGATTCGTCAGCAGTTTCCGGAGATTGTCGATTTCTGGCTGCCGCCCGAAGGGTGTTCTTATCGCATCGCCGTCATTTCGATGAAGAAGGCTTATCCAGGCCACGCTAAGCGCGTGATGATGGGCGCGTGGTCGTATCTGCGGCAGTTCATGTACACCAAGTGGCTGATCGTCGTAGACGACGACATCAACTGCCGCGACTGGAAAGACG encodes the following:
- a CDS encoding UbiD family decarboxylase, coding for MSAYKSLRDFITKLEREGELVRVTDPVSTHLEMTEIQTRLLAEKGPAVLFENVILPDGSKSDMPVLVNLFGTVKRVAMGVTLEGKDRTNPQDLREVGELLAFLRQPEPPRGFKDALSMLPLAKTVMGMRPKTVNKAPVQEVVLTGDQIDLTRLPVQGCWPGEPAPLITWGLVVTKGPSEAREDDFNLGIYRMQVLGKDRAIMRWLAHRGGAQHHARWKKAKKKEPLPACVVLGADPGTILAAVTPVPDTLSEYQFAGLLRGAKAELVPAKTVPLMVPAEAEIVLEGHVLLDDYADEGPYGDHTGYYNSVEKFPVFQVSAITRRKQPIYLSTFTGRPPDEPSVLGEALNEVFIPLIRQQFPEIVDFWLPPEGCSYRIAVISMKKAYPGHAKRVMMGAWSYLRQFMYTKWLIVVDDDINCRDWKDVMWAISTRMDPARDITLIENTPIDYLDFASPESGLGSKIGLDATNKWEPETHREWGEKLYMEQDVIDRVSEKWAAMGLPGTGKPIWN